In the genome of Nakaseomyces glabratus chromosome K, complete sequence, the window gaagagaagaagtGCCCTCTTGTTGGTAAGCACTCCATCTTGCTATTAAGATACATTGCTGAGCTAGCTGGCATCAAGGTCTCCGAGATTCTACAACTGGACTTGGACTTGTTCGATGTTCAGAAGGGTACTTTCGGTGGTATCAAGAAGGACTTCATCTTTTCACCAAGAATGGACGACAGACTATGTAGTTTCACTGCTATGATTGCTATGGCCTACTACGGTGCCACAGTCGACCTTGACGAATTGAGCAGTTTCAACATGGTAGCTCTATTCGACAATGAAGAAGTTGGTTCCTTGACAAGACAAGGTGCTGAAAGCACATTACTAAAGACATCAATTTGCCGTACCGCAAAGAGATTCACCAACATGGAAGGCTTAGAGCCACCAACTTTGTTTGCAAATTCCATTGTCTTATCTGCCGATGTCAACCACTTGTTTAATCCAAATTTCAAGGAAGTCTACTTGAAGAAGCATTCTCCTAAGCCAAACTGGGGTATGACCATCTCATTGGACCCTAACGCCCACATGGCCACGGATGTAGTTGGATTGGCTTTTGTCGAAGAGCTGGCTCGTAAGAACAAGGATACCGTTCAATACTTCCAAATCAGAAATGACTCCAGATCTGGTGGTACTGTTGGCCCAATTGTCGCTGCACAATTGGGTGCACGTACTATTGATGTTGGTATTTCTCAATTATCTATGCACAGCATCAGAGCTGCCACAGGTACTAAGGACATTGCGATGGCaatcaagttcttcagaGGTTTCTTCGATAACTGGAGAGAAGTTTACGATAACTTTGGCGAGTTGTAAGTGAAGTTTTACAATAAACACATCCCTAGCAATATCCATATAAAAAATGTTATACAGtaaaatagaaaagaaGTCAAAATCCAATGTATATCCATCTAAATATAAATTCATTACGCTATTAATACCCACTAGTTGTGCTGAGAGATGTTAAATTTATTGCTTATAACACTAAATATAGAACATCATAGAATACGTAATTCCATACTGAAAAGCGAAATATAGAGTTTCCTTTCTTGGACATCTTGTTGATGATCTCTCACAAAGGCAAACTTAAATAAGTGTCGATGAGGCTTTGCCAGCAATTATATTGGAAGCTGTACATTTCCAGCACCATCAAATCAACAACTTATTTGGCGCCCAAGAGTTTTTAAACTGCATTTGCATTTTCAAGTCagtaaagaaagaagatttTTCTTATAATCGTTTTGCTTAAAGACTCGAAAAATTGAGAGCTAAGACGTGAAACTATTGAGATTGCAAATACAAATCGTCGTTTTACTTGCAATAGGAATTCTAATCAATTGTGTTGTTAACGAGCCAATAGATTAATTTACtgcaataaaaaaatcattgCAATCACTTTTTTGTGCTCAGATTTTTAGAAAAGATAATTCAATTTTGAGTTAGTACAACGCAAAATATTCTgattataaaaataagTCTCCTTTGCACTATTTCCATCATCTAAACTAGATTGAAAgtgaattaaaaaatttatacaATACTAGAATGTGTGGTATTTTTGGTTACTGTAATTACTTGGTTGAAAAATCTCGTGGTGAGATCATCGACACATTAGTGGATGGTTTGAAAAGGTTGGAATATAGAGGATATGATTCTACTGGTATCGCTATCGATGGTGATGAACTTGACTccacttttatttttagacAAATTGGTAAAGTTAGCTCTttagagaaagaaattgcttTACAGAAGCCTAATAGGGATGTTACATTTGTGTCACATTCTGGTATTGCCCACACTAGATGGGCTACTCATGGTGAGCCAAAGCAGATTAATTGCCATCCTCAAAGATCTGATCCAAATAACgaatttgtaattgttcACAATGGTATTATCACTAACTTTAGAGAGTTGAAAACTTTGCTACTGAATAAGGGCTACCAGTTTGAAAGTGACACCGATACTGAATGTATTGCTAAACTTTTTAAGCATTTATATGATACCAACTTAAAGAATGGACACGATTTAGACTTCCATGAATTGACCAAATTGGTTTTGTTGGAGTTGGAAGGTTCTTACGGTTTACTATGTAAATCTAACCATTATCCAAATGAAATTATTGCAACCAGAAAGGGGTCTCCACTATTGGTTGGTGTtaaatcagaaaagaaattaaaagtTGACTTTGTGGATGTCGAATTTCCAGATGAATCCATGGGTAAGCCTGACACTCCTTTGGTATCCGCTAGTGGTGAAGcaatcaataacaataacgTAACTGTTTCAGGTAGAAATGCTCGTCATGTTGAAGCTAACGCCCATAACAACAATTTGATGCCAATAGCTGCTAACGACTTCAACTTGAGACATTCTCAATCTCGAGCTTTCTTGTCAGAAGATGGTTCCCCAACACCAgttgaattttttgtttcttctgATGCAGCATCTGTTATCAAGCATACTAAAAAGGTTCTTTTCCTGGAAGATGACGATATTGCACACATTTATGATGGTGAATTACACATTCATAGATCGAGAAAGGAAGTCGGTGCATCAATGACTAGATCCATCCAAACTTTGGAAATGGAGCTAGCGCAAATTATGAAGGGTCCTTACAAACATTTCATGCAAAAGGAAATTTATGAACAACCCGAATCGAGTTTTAACACTATGAGAGGTAGAATTGACTTTGAGAACAAAAATGTTATGCTTGGTGGTCTAAAAGCTTGGCTACCAGTTATCAGAAGAGCTCGTAGATTGATAATGATTGCTTGTGGTACATCTTACCATTCATGTCTAGCCACTAGAgctatttttgaagaactgTCCGAAATACCAGTAAGTGTTGAATTGGCTTCAGACTTCTTGGACAGGAGAAGTCCTGTGTTCAGGGAAGAtgtttgtatatttgtgtCACAAAGTGGTGAAACTGCAGACACGATGTTTGCTTTGAACTACTGTCTAGAGAGAGGTGCTTTAACTATCGGTATTGTCAACACTGTCggttcttcaatttcaagaGTGACTCACTGTGGTGTCCATATCAATGCTGGCCCTGAAATTGGTGTGGCCTCTACTAAAGCCTACACTTCTCAATATGTAGCGTTGGTGATGGTGGCATTATCTCTTTCCGATGATAGAGTTTCAAAGATTGAGAGGAGAAAGGAAATTATAGACGGGTTGAAATTGATTCCTGGTCAAATCAAACAAGTATTGAATTTGGAAgacaaaatcaaaaagttATGTGTTACAGAATTGAAGGACCAAAAATCCTTGCTTCTACTAGGTAGAGGTTACCAATTTGCTTCTGCGTTGGAAGGTGCTTTGAAAATCAAAGAGATATCATATATGCATTCTGAAGGTGTTCTTGCTGGTGAATTGAAACACGGTGTGTTGGCTCTTGTTGATGAGAACTTACCAATTATTGCTTTTGGCACTAGAGACTCCTTGTTTCCAAAGGTTGTATCTTCAATTGAACAAGTGACTGCCAGAAAAGGTAAACCGATTATTATCTGTAATGAAAACGATGATGTATGGGCTAAAAAGGCTGAGCAAATTAACTTGGTTACGTTGGAAGTCCCTCAAACAGTTGATTGTTTACAAGGTCTACTAAACATCATTCCACTACAATTGATGTCATACTGGTTAGCAGTAAACAAAGGTATAGATGTTGATTTCCCTAGAAATCTTGCAAAATCTGTCACTGTTGAatgatttcaataattGTTTAAAAGTTACAATAAAAGttcaattcttctttttttacttATTATCTCCTTAATGTTTTTACTTATTCTATCATTATTCTAAATTATATACACGATATACTATTTCCACGTCTACAAACCCAAAATACTATCTCTGCATGAAAATTCTTTCCATTACACACAATCCGTTCATTGATCAGTCTTAGGAGAAGATTTTGCgattattgattttataTCAATCATAGAAATCAATTACGTACTATTTGTTAACGAGAAATAGTGATATGAATTTCATAAATACTAGGTTACAGTAATGTTTTACTAGATGTCACAGCCTTGATGGAATTGCATAAGTAGTCAACATTGCTCTTATTAACGCCACTTAAGGACATTCTGCCATCGTTCGTTAAATATATAGAGTATTGTTCCCTGAGTTTTTTTACAATATCAGGTCCTAATTTTGTGAAATAGAACATACCATGTTGTTGCTCAAAATTAACTATCTCTTCCCATTGTAACCTCTCATGTATCATTTCCCTCACCGATTTTAGTCTATTCACCATTGTCTCAACATCAGAATACCATTGATACTTGAGCTTATCATTCGATAAGACTAATTTAGCGACTCTTGAACCATATCCAGGAGGGGAGGAATACATACTTCTGATAATCTGTTTAAGTTGTGAGTCCAGGACCTCTTTCACACCAGGAACATGTTCAGGTGCCACAATACTTAAAGATCCAACTCTTTCTCCATACAATCCCATGTTTTTGGCAAAAGATTGGCACAGATATAGACCGTTATCCCAGGACCTGTACCTGCTGGTGTCCAGACATAGTCTTAGTAAATATGCGTCATCTATCAGCTTGCCCGATTCTAAACCTTGGTATGCCATGTCTATAATTGGAATCATTCCTAATTCATAAATAGTATCCATTATATCCTCCCATTGCTTTTTTGTCGGATCAAGGCCGGTCGGATTATGGCAGCAGGCATGTAAAACAATACAATGTGGTGTTTTGGTATTTGAGTCTTTACCAACTTCATGCCTCAATTCCTGTAACCATCTTCCAATCGTCAAATCGCCTCTGTCATAGTAGCTATAAAATCTAGGATTGGTAAAACCGTTTTGGGTAAATATATTGGTGTGATTAGGCCAAGACGGTTTGGGTATCCATATCTTTCTCGAAATAAAAGATGATAAAAGCCTAGATGCGACAGCTAATGCACCAGTTCCACTTAGCGTTTGTATAAAACTGATTCGATCATTCTTAATCAATGCAGGGCCGTCTTGCGGGCAGCTGTCCCTATACAGAAAATTAATTGTATGCTTCTTGAAATCCTCACACCCACTTATCGGTAAATATGATAGATCAGTGTTCATTCCCACATCCATGTCTATAATCTTTTGAGCTTGAGCCACTGAAGGGAAGGTTGTCACCTGACCCCATCCATCTTTATATACCCCAACTGTCAAATTAATCTTATTTGGGTTCTCGTCTGCATTGAAAGTTTCCGTCAGCCCCAAAACACCATCCGGTGGCGCCATGGGGATATCAAATAAAGTACTTTGTTTTAATGCTTTCCGCGACAACCGCCTGCGGCCTAACATCACGGCGCTTCGCATCCTCAGCACACATTGCACACTCGCGTAGTTCAGAGTCATCGGGTGGTGGCTTCTGCACTAGATGGCTCAATTGTTGCGCGTGTTAAATGGAATTGTTGAGAAGATATCATGAAGTGTAACATAATACCCTTTACTGGCAACCGTTCATTGCTTTATAATAGATCATTTGATCCACAATTACCGATACCTCATCACAATGCGTCATCGACTTGCCATCAAGCAGCCATTTTGCAGAGAGTGACCTCGCCTGTGAAATGATAATCTCCGAAATCCAAAATACTACGTTACATGTGATATAACACATATAAATAATCATAGCAGTTTCAAAATTAGTGTACAATAGAAGGTAAGTTTACATGCTTACCTTTACTGATTGAAACATCCGTAAGTTCAATTCGATATTGTGAGTGTGCTCTCTGCTTTCTGAATGTAACTATATCTCCTGACCATAGAATAGATTGTCCTAGAGAATAGTTAAGTTTCAAATAATGTAACATAATATTTGCTTTTTGATTTGTCTATCTACGCCGACCAAATCTTGGGTTTCTATTCTTTTTAGGCAGTTTTAGTCTACGGAAGTTGTTGCTTACTAgattatatttctttggttttttcttcttcaccgGTAGGGGTTCGGACTTTTGttgttcctcttcttcttcttcagaagGTTCATTGTCCTCTTTACCTAGAAATTCCTTAACTTTCCTTGATTTTAGTTTCAGTAACTCCTTATGTAAGTCTTTCTTTATAGTTCGATCAttttcatcctcatcaaatTGCAATCTTCTGAGCACACCAGTTctccttttcttcttttcgGGCACTTCATCGCTTTCATCGCCTATATCTTGACCGTTACCATGTCGTATTGGTACAATCTCACTCTTGAATTGCTGATCAAGTTCTTTTATCTCCTCCACGTACTGTAAGTGCTCATGGGCAAGCTCGTATAGGGTTTTTGATGAGTTGCGTTTCAACAACGGTGACGGAGTATATAAAGATTTGGGTTCTgccttcttttttttaggTGTCAACAAATGCTGCCGTATACTAACTGTTTGGGCCAGTTTCAAAGGTGAATTGGGGCCATACCGCGTTACTTGTGGCACGGCCAGATGTGTTGTGTTCTCTGTTTTCTTTGGTGACTCGAATAGTCTTTTCTTCACTGAGTGTATACCCAATTTCTCTTCATTAGCGCTAGCTTCGTCGCTATTTCTTCTATTAACTGATGACTCTATTTCTGATTCTATATCTTCCTCTACCTCGGTAGTAGGCGTCTCTTCCACTTTCAACGGCGACACCTTCATCTCGAAAATACTAACCGCTTTCCCATATATCTGCGGGGTCGGACCAAGCACCATATTAGAGTCCTTACGCGGCGTCTGCTGCTTCTGTATTGGTTCGGCTTTACGCTCCTTACTTTTCAGCACAGAGTAAAGTTTGTAGAGCTGCTTCATCTCGGTGAGGGGCCTTATATCATCCTTGTCTGGAGGCCTGTTGTGTTCGGCTATGAAAGCATGCTCCCATCTCTTAATCTTCAACTTGACCTGCTGGACATCCATATCCATCGTGTTTGTGGCCCTTGAGTCGTAGGTCTCTTTAGCAATGTAAATCTACAGTGGTGGAGTAGGTATATTCACTTTTAAAGGCTCACGCgttgaaatttttcagacGCCTTAACGCTGCGTGCCATGTGAAAAAGAtaatgcgatgagcttagAGAAGGGGAAATGAGATGAGATATGGGAATATGTATTCGAATATGATATATATCTTGAATatgattatattttgaataataaaaactgGGATAGTAATCAGAAGGATGATTATCTACAGTGTAGAGATGGAATAAATAAATACGTtaggttttttttttttgtcaataaTCACAAGGAAATGTAATGTTTGTAAGTCAATAATGAATGTCATCAAATTTTagaatcatcaaaaaaaaaaaaattcaaaaaaaaagtatacGGATACCAATATATTGTAGAGGTTTCTTTGAGTGCATGATGAAATACAATAGAGAAACCAAGTGCAAGGCATAACGCCAAAATAACACCAAAGCAGACAATTGTAAATTGTAAAGATAATGGTTGAGGACGTGGGtaaaaagtaataaaataaaaagacaAGGCAAatgtttcaaaatcaagttTTAATCGAAAGTCAACGGAATAatagtaaaaataaaacaatgAATAAATCAAATGTAAAAGGAATTCACTACAAAAGTGTACCTTGGGTACGACATTTGTAGATATAATAAATGTTCggaataaaataaattgtGTTTGTGAGTGgaacttcaaaaataaaataaatcaacAAGGGTTAACACTTGGTCAAGTGTCATTACCTACTTAAATAAAAAGCATCTTGCTGGAGTTAAGTGGGGGTGGACAGTACTGGCATtattcataaaaaaaattgggCAAAAATAGAAGTAGACAAGCATAAATAGGCTAGGCTTCTACTCTAGGTGAAGCACGagccatttttttatcctttGATCTCTTccaatataaaataaaaacatcAAATAAATGCAAACATGTCACCATCAGTGTCAACAATTAGGTCATCTTGTTGTCTAGCAGTATTTGAAGGGTCATTAAACATCATTAAGTTCATGGACTCATAGCTCTTGCTCATCAGAGAGTCTCTGAAGAGACCGTTGTTATTTTTGGAGTGCGCGTCTTGTTCATCAATCAATTCTTCCAAACTAGGTGGAATATAGTTGTAGAAATCCTCAAGTTCCTTTGCGGAAAGGGAGGAGTCTGTAGTCACTGGGTCGTTAAGAGCAGGTGATGCTGATGTTGTAGCGTTAGTTATGTTGTTGATGGTGAAGAACTCAGGTTTGGACTCTGTGGCAGTTGTAAATGACGTCGCGTTGATGTTGTCGTCCAAGTTCATGGacatctccatctccagGTCGAGGTCGCCATCCAATGTGGACTCGTTGCCGTATTTGCTGTCATCCTTTGACGAAGGCTTGTAACTGTACTGTGCTGATTTTGCGCGCTGTTGTTTCTTCTGAGCCCCGTTCTTCCCAGCCGACAAGTTCAGCATGCCAACTCCACTGACAGCAGAGGCGCCATTGAAGGGCACGCTCTTGAGGTTTAAAGAGGCCGATGTCAGAGGGGTACACGTAGACGATACCGGTGAAGTGTTAGAGAACAGGTCGTCGTCTATATCTGTGCTTGTTGTAGTGGTGTCCTCCTCGTCGTCGAACTTCAGGAACGCGAGGCAGTTCTCGACCCTGTTGTAGTCCTTTTtaactttcttcaagttcacAGGCAAGGAGTTCTCTCTTTTCCGCTTAGGAGGCGCAGGAGTGCTGGCGGCACTAGTCGCAGCACTGTTAACAGCAGTAGTTGCGCTGCTAGCGTTACCTGCGTTGTTTGTGTGTGTATTgtttgtgtgtgtgtgtgaaGAGTTGGCACCAGAGTGGATGGTGTTTCTTCTGTTAGGCCTAGGTCTGGGAGGCAGCACCCAGTTCTTGGACGTTCTCACTACCAGCCTGGCGGAGCCGGTAGAAGGTCTATGCAAGTTTGGTGCGATCGGTACGGGATGCATGTTCTAGTCAGTGTTATACCCTCTTAATGCAttaatgattttttattttctctgaaaaataaaaaatttagaaagaatattattcaCAGTggtttttgttattattatgtaTATGCTGATCGGAGGGGGGGAGTGGTTCCTGGATTCGCACAGCGGGTCGAAGCCCTGCAGTTTATATACTTTGAagggaagaaaaaaattttttgaaggGAATTCCGAATGGGAAATCCGGGGGAGAGATAGAGAGAGGGAGTTAGCGGTATAAGGTACCATTGGGAAGGATCGTCTTCTGCGTGTGTCTCGGGTGATTATGCTGCGATTGTGTCTGTGGGAATGATATAAGCTTTAGTTTTTCATTGCGAAACTGTTTTTTGAATTGTACGTGGAATTGTATGCAGATAAACATATTTGGAAGATTTCTGAAAAGATGCTGAAAAGATGCTGAAAAGATGCTGAAGATGGAAGTTTTCTCGAGGGGATTGGTTGCGGTGCGGGATTTTAATCAGCACTTTTCTTTGTAGTGATTTGTGAGCCGGGAATCGAGGGAGTTGTGGGATGTGGCAGGAGAGAGATCGCGTGCGGATGGAAGGGGGGAGGATAGCATGGGAGtgcttttttcttgatGCCTTGTGCATTGTTTTCTGTGTTGTGGGGAGGTGGTTCTTTGCCCCGGGAAGTATGACTTTCCcgatcttttctttcttttttatttaacGTACCAGTTTCTTGACTTAGTCGTGTCTGATTCAAAGAGTGGTTACTTCCCCGCAAAGATTTCTGtgagagagaaagaaaaaaaagacagGCAGGGGCTGGCTGGGGGAAGGAGGCCCGGTGGGATGGGATGTCGGGTTCGGCCACTGCCTCTAGCTCTGCCTCTAGCTCTGTGACTGGGTTCTAGGACGGTTGTAAGTGGGAAGGGATAGTTTGTCGTACGGGTGGTTATGCCTTAATCCGAGAAAATGGGGATTAGACAAGTGCTTGTGCGTGGGTTTCACTCCTTCAAAGAGACTTACATGTTCACAAGGTAAGGACCATGATTTCGGGAGACCGGAGATTGTTTTCGTGGGAGCGAGGTATGCGTGCGCTATCTCTGTGGCCCTGTTCTTGAAGAGAGAAAAACATACACCAGGGGTTAAAAGGGGCAAAGGGGAAGGGGGATATGTGCGGGATTTTATGTATTGAGAGGAACATGCGCAGAGAGGACAGGAAGCAGACATGGCAACCAGGTACATGTAAGAAGTGCCCTTGGGATAGCGAGCAGCACAATCTACAATAGTTGTAGTGCTTATGGATAGGAAGAAAAGGACGCGCAGAACGGGCAAATCGGCTAGTTCTGGGCACTTTTGGGCACTCACAGAAAAGATAGAGATGAGATTGGAATGATGAGTAAGTGCTAAAACCCAGCAGGAACCTCTTGTCCCGCAAGGACAGAAACTAGAAACATCTGTACGTGGGAATCACACAGAAAGGGAAGAAAGGGAGGACAAGGGGTTGGAAGAAGTCTGGAGTGAAGGAACATCGAATCGATTTACTTAGAACACCAGGCAGAACACCAAAGCAGAACACCAAAGCAGAACAGACAAAAGTGCTGTCAAAATGGTAATTTGCCCTCGGTACAGAAAGAAGCGATAAGCGGTGTTATAACGCAGAGAAACCGACTAAACAGGAGGACTAGCTAAGGAACTGGATGTTATGGGATTGCATGGATGCGGGTGAGCTAGAAACGTACGTACGGATTGATACAagtaagaagaaaagtatGGAGTCCACAAgttttttatcattatctttttcttcacaAGTGGGAAGGACTAAAGAAGTAGCACATAATGTGAAAGAGAGGAAATAAAAGACACGATGGTCGTATATCTATTCCCACCACGATCAAATCGCGGGCCCAGGAAGCTCAGTAGAGACTTTTCTTTCCCATTAACGGCAAAAATAGCTCTGTGGTAAGAGTTAATGGTGAAGTgggaaagaagaaaaaaggtTCGTGTCATTCCATTCcctttcaaatttttcattgttCCCACCAGGGAATAGCAAGCTCGTAACCCATTAAATGAAGTATGCGTTTACCTTAATTAGAAGTGAAATCCCAAACGggaaatattttgtttgcCTTGTCCCTTGACCATTTTGCATTATGGtgatgcaaaaaaaaaaaagagttcaaaaaagttcaaagaaactaacaaaagaaataattagAAGGGACATATGCCAAAACAAGCAATGAGGTAAAAATGACATATTTGGAACAAGTAACTATTCATTTACCATTTGGTGAGCGAGAAAAGGTTACACGTAATCCCAACGAATGTGCCACTGCACGAACAATTGAGATTGAACCCCTTCCGTGGTAGCTAACTTGAGACGACCgtataaaatttttttttttctttgccaACTGCGTAAGATCAAAAAAACTGGTTTCGGGAGTGCCGATGGCTTACTGTGCAAGGGTACTACGCAGTAGATGGGGAACTCATGGCGGCTAGCtgacaaagaaaaactaGCATCACAAGGCAAAAGTCTTAGATCTTTGTACTGGTATTTCTAAGCACATCTTGTTGTggagagaaaaaaataatcacAGACTGCAAGTTACTTTCCCAAGGAGTTTCAAAAGGAAGAGATGCCGTTGGTATTGATGTGTGGGTTCCCGCTGAGTGGGAAGAGTACTGTTGCGCGCGAACTTGCAGGGTATCTCAGGGAGAAAGGAGCCAACGTAGTGGTCCATAGTGATGAGACGTTGGGGCACAAGGGTCGTGAGACGCGTGAGGAAGACTATAATGACACGCATGCGGAACGTAAGCTGAGAAACGAGATCATGAGTGCTGTGCGTCGGGATCTGTCCCGCTCTACCATTGTCATTGTAGACTCCTTGAACTATATTAAGGGGTTCAGATACCAGCTGCACTGTGAGTGTAAGAATAGCAACACTGGTTTCATGTTGGTGCATTGCATGGCCACATATGCAGATATCTTGAAGAGGGACGAAAACGGCGAGGAGTCGCCAAGATGGGGCAAAGAGCTGTTGGACCAATTGATCCAGCGGTTTGAAGAACCAGATGCGTCTAACAGATGGGACTCTCCAATGGCTACAGTCGTGTCTCCAGAGACTCTATTGCCTACACATAAACAACTAGTAGATCAAGTGCTCCTTGGAATCAGCGATAAGTCATCCAGCCGTAACGGGTCCCCTTCCCCGGGACCGATGAATCGTCTCTCACAAAACAACCCAACACTGCTGAAAGCAGCAACAGGCGCAGACTTCGTGCGACTACTAGACGCTAAGCTGACCGAGACTGTGCGTATCATCGTGCGCGAGTGCCAGGCCGCCCAAGCAATCGGGGGACCGCAGAGAATCATCGTCTCCGAAGACGTTAGAGACATCAACGATGACCGTTGTCTGTTCTTAGACATCCCTGCAGACGCCCCTCAACTTACTCTTCCAAGACTAAACAGGCTGAAGCGCCAGTTTGTGCAAATGAACAAGAACTTACGAGACGTCGACCTAGAGAGGGCAGCTCCCTTATTTGTAGCATACAT includes:
- the KTI12 gene encoding Kti12p (CAGL0K08646g~Ortholog(s) have chromatin binding activity, role in cell growth, regulation of transcription from RNA polymerase II promoter, tRNA wobble uridine modification and cytosol, nucleus localization), which encodes MPLVLMCGFPLSGKSTVARELAGYLREKGANVVVHSDETLGHKGRETREEDYNDTHAERKLRNEIMSAVRRDLSRSTIVIVDSLNYIKGFRYQLHCECKNSNTGFMLVHCMATYADILKRDENGEESPRWGKELLDQLIQRFEEPDASNRWDSPMATVVSPETLLPTHKQLVDQVLLGISDKSSSRNGSPSPGPMNRLSQNNPTLLKAATGADFVRLLDAKLTETVRIIVRECQAAQAIGGPQRIIVSEDVRDINDDRCLFLDIPADAPQLTLPRLNRLKRQFVQMNKNLRDVDLERAAPLFVAYIGQTLQSGLA